The genomic stretch GTCTGGCTGACCCACGCCGGCCGCGGTGCGGCATCGAGCCAGTACTTGACCTCCAGTCCCAGCGCGGTATCGCCGCTAATCACCAGACGGCGCTGGAAGAACAGCGTGTCGGTGTCGGCCTCGCCGCCCAGCAGGCGCAGGTAGTCGACCGCGCAGGCACGCAGCGTCAGCGCGGGCTGGTCGTCCGCGCTGCCGGCGCGGAAGCGCCCGCCTTCGCAGCGGAACGGCACGGCCAGCTCCAGGTCCTGCACCGTCAGCAGGAAGGCATGTCCGTCCAGCGCCGCGGGCGGCTCCAGCCAGCCAGCGCGGCGCGCCAGCTCCAGCGCGGCCACCAGCGGCAGCGCCCGCGCGCGTGCCGGCAGGCGCCGGTGCACGCCGGCCATCAGCTTGTGCAGCGCGCTCATGCCGGGGCCTCCCAGGCGATGCCGGCGCGGCCGTGCCAGTAGCCGTTGCATGGCTCGGCGCCGGCCGGCGTGATGCCGCTGGCAGCGGGCGCGCGCTGCCCGGCGCGGATCGCCGCCAGCTGCTGCACCACCGCGAGCGTGCCGCTCGAATGCGGGCTGACGCGCAGCATGCCCACGCCCATCCGCGCCATGTCCAGCGCCTCGGCGCACAGGTCCAGGCAAGTGGCGCTCTGCGTCTGCACCCCGTTCAGCGTGAAGAACGCCTGCCCTTCGCCGGTCGCGGCGACCAGGCCGTCGGGATAGTCCATGCAGCGGAATTCGCAGCTGTCCTTGCGCAGCCGATGGTGGCGCGCGGTAAAGCAGCGCGCCGAGAACGCCAGCGGCAAGCGGCCCCAGACAAAGGCTTCGAGCTGCATGCCGGCGGGCCGCGCCGCCGCCAGCGCGGCCAGCGTGGTGCCGTCCATCTCCACCGGCGCGACGCAGCCCACCGCGCCCAGGCCGGCGAGCCAAGCCAGCGTATCGGCATGGTAGGCGTTCAGATGCGGGCCGCCGACGAAGGGCCGTCCGCCCATGCAACGCACCGCGCCGGGATCGTTGGCCTCGACCAGGTAGTCGTCCTGCGCGCAGACGCGCCGCATCCAGGCGATATCGGTATCGGACTCGACCAGCACCGGCGTGGACAGCACCACTTCCTTGCCCGCATCGCGCAGCATCTGTGCAATCTCCAGCCATTGCGCATGGCGGATTTCATGGCGGCGGGTACAGACGGTTTCGCCCAGGTAGACGCGGTCGACCGGCGCATCGGCGACCGACGCATAGAACTGCAGCACGGCCTCGCGCGGCCAGTAGTACAGCAGCGGACCCAGTGCGATGCCGAAGCCGGGCATCGCGGCGGCGTGCGGCATCGCGGCCGCGGCGGTGTTTGGCATAAGCAGCTCCATCGTGGCCGGCATGTGCCCCATGTCCGGATACAGGCAGGTGGATGTCATGGCGTCAGCGCCAGGGGCGGTCGTAGGCGCCCTGCGTGACCTGGTCGCCCTCGGCATGGCGTCCCAGCGTGCCCTGCCACTCCTGGCGCGGCGCGAAGCGGGCCGGATCGGCGCAGGCCGCGTCGATCGCCGCGCGCAGCACGCCGACCACGTCGCCGACATAGCGCGGGCTGCGCTGGCGCCCTTCGATCTTGATCGCGGCAATGCCCATGTCGATCAGCGCCGGCAGCAGCGACAGCGCATTCAGGCTGGTCGGCTCCTCCAGCACGTAGCCGCGCTCGCCCTCGACTTCGAAGCGGCCCTTGCACAGTGTCGGGTAGCCGGCCGGCTCGCCGGGCGCGTAGCTGTCGATCAGGATGCCCGACAGCCGCGCCTGCATGGTGCCGTCCTGCTCGGTCCAGCGCACCGCATGCGCGGGCGAGCACACCCCCTTGTTGTTGGGCGAATCGCCGGTGGCATACGACGACAGCAGGCAGCGGCCCTCGGCCATCACGCACAGGCTGCCGAAGCCGAACACCTCCAGCTCGACGCTGGTCTGGCGCGCCAGCTTGCCGATCTGCGCCAGCGACAGCACGCGCGGCAGCACCACGCGGCGGATATTGAAGCGCTCGCGCATCAGCTCGATGGCATCGGCATGCGTGGCCGAGCCCTGCACCGACAGGTGCAGCCGCAGGTGCGGATGGCGCGCGCAGGCATAGCCCATCAGGCCCGCGTCGGCCATGATCACGGCATCGGCGCCAAGGTCGGCGGCCGCATCGACGGCGCGGTGCCACTGCGCCACCGCGCCCATCTGCGCAAAGGTGTTGATGGCGAACAGCACCTCGGCGCCGCGCGCATGCGCTTCGGCCACGCCGGTGCGGATGTCGGCCTCGGTGAAGTTCAGGCCGCCGAAGTTGCGCGCGTTGGTGGCATCGCGCAGGCCCAGGTAGACCGCGTCGGCGCCGTGCTGCAAGGCCATGCGCAGCGCCGCCAGCGAGCCGGCGGGCGCAACCAGTTGCGGGCGGCGCGGCGGGGCGTCGGAGCGGGCAGGGATGGAACTGGTCATCGGTGATGGCGCCGGCGGCGGCGCGGGGGAAGGAAGACAGCGGCCGATGCTAGCCAAGCGCCCGCGCCAGGGGCTTGACCGCGCGCAAACCGACGCCAACGGCACCCCGGCCGCGACGGGCTATGCCGGTCGGCGTAGGCCGATGGCAGGCCAGCCGGCCAGTGTTGACCTGCGGCAAACGCGGGCCCGTGCCGCTGTGCCACGCTTGCGCGTCATCCCCGCGCCGGGGCCGCCGTGCGGCCCGGCGTCCATCCTCTTCCGGAGACCCGTTTATGAATCACCCCTGGCTCAAGCTGGGCGGCCGCCGCCTGCTGCCGATCGTGCAGGGCGGCATGGGCATCGGCATCTCGGCCCACCGGCTGGCCGGCGCGGTCGCGCGCCAGAACGGCGTCGGCACCATCGCCAGCATCGACCTGCGCCACCACCACCCCGACCTGATGGCGCGCACCCGCGGCAGCCGTGACAAGCCGGCCATCGAAGCCGCCAACCTGGAAGCCCTGGACCGCGAGATCCGCGCCGCGCGCACCGCCGCCGAGGGCCACGGCCTGATCGCCGTCAACGTGATGAAGGCGGTCGGCTCGCACGCGGCGCTGGTGCGGCAAGCGTGCGAAAGCGGTGCCGATGCCATCGTCATGGGCGCCGGCCTGCCGCTGGACCTGCCCGAACTGACCGCCGGCCACCCCAGGGTGGCATTGATCCCGATCCTGTCCGAGGCGCGCGGCATCGGCCTGGTGCTGCGCCGCTGGATGAAGAAGGGCCGGCTGCCCGACGCCATCGTGGTCGAACACCCGGCGCATGCCGGCGGCCACCTGGGCGCGGCCACCATCCAGGACCTGTCCGAGCCGCGCTTCTCGTTCTCGCGCGTGCTGGGCGAATGCCGCGAACTGTTCGCGCAGCTGGGACTGGCCTGGGACAGCATCCCGCTGATCCTGGCGGGCGGCATCGACAGCCACGCCAAGGTGCGCCACTGGCTGGGCGAAGGCGCCGCCGCGGTGCA from Cupriavidus nantongensis encodes the following:
- the ubiT gene encoding ubiquinone anaerobic biosynthesis accessory factor UbiT, whose product is MSALHKLMAGVHRRLPARARALPLVAALELARRAGWLEPPAALDGHAFLLTVQDLELAVPFRCEGGRFRAGSADDQPALTLRACAVDYLRLLGGEADTDTLFFQRRLVISGDTALGLEVKYWLDAAPRPAWVSQTAARLVALHGATAGRAGAAS
- a CDS encoding U32 family peptidase: MPNTAAAAMPHAAAMPGFGIALGPLLYYWPREAVLQFYASVADAPVDRVYLGETVCTRRHEIRHAQWLEIAQMLRDAGKEVVLSTPVLVESDTDIAWMRRVCAQDDYLVEANDPGAVRCMGGRPFVGGPHLNAYHADTLAWLAGLGAVGCVAPVEMDGTTLAALAAARPAGMQLEAFVWGRLPLAFSARCFTARHHRLRKDSCEFRCMDYPDGLVAATGEGQAFFTLNGVQTQSATCLDLCAEALDMARMGVGMLRVSPHSSGTLAVVQQLAAIRAGQRAPAASGITPAGAEPCNGYWHGRAGIAWEAPA
- the ubiU gene encoding ubiquinone anaerobic biosynthesis protein UbiU, with translation MTSSIPARSDAPPRRPQLVAPAGSLAALRMALQHGADAVYLGLRDATNARNFGGLNFTEADIRTGVAEAHARGAEVLFAINTFAQMGAVAQWHRAVDAAADLGADAVIMADAGLMGYACARHPHLRLHLSVQGSATHADAIELMRERFNIRRVVLPRVLSLAQIGKLARQTSVELEVFGFGSLCVMAEGRCLLSSYATGDSPNNKGVCSPAHAVRWTEQDGTMQARLSGILIDSYAPGEPAGYPTLCKGRFEVEGERGYVLEEPTSLNALSLLPALIDMGIAAIKIEGRQRSPRYVGDVVGVLRAAIDAACADPARFAPRQEWQGTLGRHAEGDQVTQGAYDRPWR
- a CDS encoding NAD(P)H-dependent flavin oxidoreductase, with protein sequence MNHPWLKLGGRRLLPIVQGGMGIGISAHRLAGAVARQNGVGTIASIDLRHHHPDLMARTRGSRDKPAIEAANLEALDREIRAARTAAEGHGLIAVNVMKAVGSHAALVRQACESGADAIVMGAGLPLDLPELTAGHPRVALIPILSEARGIGLVLRRWMKKGRLPDAIVVEHPAHAGGHLGAATIQDLSEPRFSFSRVLGECRELFAQLGLAWDSIPLILAGGIDSHAKVRHWLGEGAAAVQLGTAFAVTEECDAHPAFKQVLATARPETLREFTSVAGLPARAVLTPWLQRYLSSEARLQRRARVRECLEGFDCLQACGLRDGIARIGQFCIDLKLAQAVRGDVERGLFFRGRGALPFGEAIRPVAELMHYLLTGEKPAGLAAT